In one Macrobrachium rosenbergii isolate ZJJX-2024 chromosome 53, ASM4041242v1, whole genome shotgun sequence genomic region, the following are encoded:
- the LOC136834387 gene encoding alpha-(1,3)-fucosyltransferase C-like has product MKLYLKLFLVLVSVGAFCLFLYTIESGLFHVPSTGAFTNNTSKNGLTLTLASFRDLIEGLKNEHFKWMSSQGNPDPCILPESSSMPLRGIGDSFLPVDDVNSPSFDKPPPQVLSDNMTRESLRALERSNTPLKKILFWNDVYGYKNFYFGFGHEAFVKAKCRVSTCFTTANRNLFPPEEADALIWHLRSEDKSFPPKRSPHTRYVFWLLESAMHVGSNLSDFGNVFNWTFTYRLDSDFYSPLGRVYRSREIRPLPVGKNYAFGKTKFAAWFVSNCNTKSGRATLVKTLQRWIPVDVYGYCGPLKCSRQFGYSTCYDMLERDYKFYFSFENSLCKDYATEKIFNVLRYNVIPVVYGLLNYTAHVPPGSYINALDFPTAKSLADYLQYLDKNDTAYNEYFRWKAYHTFPVEWSMLAKPWCDLCARLHEDQTRKVYGDLHKWFITDSKCLTDETPEIARFVNGAGPERKP; this is encoded by the exons CAATAATACGTCTAAGAATGGTTTGACGCTTACCTTAGCATCGTTCCGGGACTTAATCGAAGGACTCAAGAATGAACATTTTAAATGGATGTCGTCGCAAGGGAACCCTGACCCTTGCATCCTGCCTGAGAGTTCTTCGATGCCCCTGAGAGGGATCGGCGATTCTTTCCTGCCCGTCGACGACGTAAATTCGCCGAGCTTTGACAAGCCGCCGCCGCAAGTTTTGTCGGATAATATGACCAGGGAATCTTTAAGAGCTTTGGAAAGGAGTAACACGCCCCTCAAGAAAATACTCTTTTGGAATGAT GTTTACGGTTACAAAAACTTCTACTTCGGTTTCGGCCACGAGGCTTTCGTGAAGGCGAAATGCCGCGTCAGCACTTGCTTCACGACGGCGAACCGGAACTTGTTTCCCCCGGAGGAGGCCGACGCCCTGATCTGGCACCTCAGGTCGGAGGACAAGTCCTTCCCTCCCAAGAG GTCACCGCATACTAGATACGTGTTTTGGCTTCTAGAATCTGCGATGCACGTGGGTTCAAACCTCTCAGACTTCGGGAATGTCTTCAACTGGACCTTCACTTATAGGCTAGACTCGGATTTTTATAGTCC CCTTGGCAGAGTTTACCGCAGTCGAGAAATTAGGCCCTTACCTGTGGGTAAGAATTACGCGTTTGGGAAGACAAAATTTGCCGCCTGGTTTGTCTCAAACTGCAATACCAAATCTGGCAGAGCCAC tTTAGTGAAGACGTTGCAGAGATGGATTCCTGTGGATGTGTACGGGTATTGCGGTCCGCTGAAGTGCTCCAGACAGTTTGGCTACAGTACATGCTATGATATGCTTGAACGGGActacaaattttacttttcatttgaaaactCCCTCTGCAAAGATTATGCGACTGAGAAAATATTCAACGTTCTTCG ATATAATGTGATACCTGTGGTCTACGGTCTCCTTAATTACACGGCTCACGTACCTCCTGGCTCGTACATTAATGCTCTTGACTTCCCAACTGCCAAGAGCTTAGCAGACTACCTACAGTACTTAGATAAAAATGACACTGCGTACAATGAATATTTCAG ATGGAAAGCGTATCACACATTTCCAGTAGAATGGAGCATGTTGGCAAAGCCTTGGTGTGACCTGTGCGCGCGACTTCACGAAGACCAAACTCGGAAGGTCTATGGTGACCTCCACAAGTGGTTCATCACAGATTCAAAATGCCTGACTGATGAGACCCCGGAGATAGCAAGATTCGTTAACGGTGCTGGCCCTGAACGGAAACCTTAA